The following proteins are encoded in a genomic region of Paenibacillus sp. FSL R7-0273:
- the moaA gene encoding GTP 3',8-cyclase MoaA: MEPLTDPFGRLHDYLRISVTDRCNLRCIYCMPAEGMQFQPQDEIMSYEEITAVVEALAPLGLSKVRLTGGEPLVRKDLEQLVAMLAAIPGIEDISLTTNGLMLPAKAALLKQAGLTRVNISLDSLKQDRFSMITRGGDVSRVLKGIEAAHAAGVSPIKLNVVLMKGINDDEIKDFISLTLDSPLNVRFIEYMPIGSASDSWRQTYLPLETVIEACTAAGWSTEEAELPSGNGPSQNRRVTGARGTFGLIHPVSEHFCDNCNRLRLTADGHIKACLYWADEYNVRPLVQDPAAVQDLFRRALGNKPHNHEMALALEKKAQSHIPTTRRMSQIGG, encoded by the coding sequence ATGGAACCGCTGACGGACCCTTTTGGACGATTACATGACTATCTCCGCATTTCGGTTACAGACCGCTGCAACCTGCGCTGCATTTATTGTATGCCGGCGGAAGGAATGCAATTCCAGCCGCAGGACGAGATTATGAGCTATGAAGAAATTACCGCTGTAGTAGAGGCGCTCGCGCCGCTCGGACTAAGCAAGGTGAGACTCACCGGCGGAGAGCCGCTGGTCCGCAAGGATCTGGAGCAGCTCGTAGCCATGCTTGCCGCCATCCCCGGCATTGAGGATATTTCACTGACAACCAACGGCCTGATGCTCCCGGCCAAAGCCGCACTGCTGAAGCAGGCGGGGCTGACACGGGTCAACATCAGCCTTGATTCACTTAAGCAGGACCGCTTCTCGATGATTACGCGCGGCGGCGATGTCTCCAGGGTACTGAAGGGAATTGAAGCCGCCCATGCGGCCGGCGTCTCCCCGATCAAGCTGAACGTCGTTCTGATGAAGGGTATCAATGATGATGAGATCAAGGATTTCATCTCGCTCACTTTGGACAGTCCGCTTAACGTACGGTTCATTGAATATATGCCGATCGGCAGTGCAAGTGATTCCTGGCGCCAGACCTACCTGCCGCTGGAAACGGTCATCGAAGCCTGTACTGCGGCCGGCTGGTCAACCGAGGAGGCCGAGCTTCCTTCCGGCAATGGCCCGTCACAGAACCGGCGTGTTACCGGAGCCCGTGGAACCTTCGGGCTGATCCATCCGGTCAGCGAGCATTTCTGCGACAACTGTAACCGGCTGAGGCTGACAGCTGACGGCCATATCAAGGCCTGCCTGTACTGGGCGGACGAATACAATGTGCGCCCGCTCGTGCAGGACCCGGCAGCCGTTCAGGACCTGTTCCGCCGGGCGCTGGGCAACAAGCCGCATAATCATGAGATGGCGCTGGCCCTGGAGAAAAAAGCCCAGAGCCATATCCCGACCACGCGGCGCATGTCACAGATCGGCGGCTGA
- a CDS encoding LysE/ArgO family amino acid transporter gives MTEAIVHGMILALGLILPLGVQNIFVFNQGALHSRFRSVLPVVVTAALCDTLLIAAAVGGVSLLLLTLEWLTPAVYGAGVLFLLYMGWQIWSAAPASGDARQLSTRGQIGYALSVSLLNPHALLDTVGVIGTGSLGYEGAERWGFAAATAAVSWLWFLGLAAAGRILGRADTSGKATRLLNRGSALLIWAMAVYMGLQLWRSFQA, from the coding sequence ATGACTGAGGCAATAGTACATGGAATGATTCTGGCTTTGGGACTGATATTACCGTTAGGGGTGCAAAACATATTTGTGTTTAACCAGGGGGCCCTGCATTCACGGTTTCGCAGTGTGCTGCCCGTCGTTGTAACGGCTGCGCTGTGTGATACGCTGCTGATTGCGGCTGCGGTCGGCGGTGTGTCGCTGCTGCTGCTTACGCTGGAGTGGCTGACTCCCGCAGTCTACGGTGCGGGTGTGCTGTTCCTCCTGTACATGGGCTGGCAGATATGGTCGGCGGCTCCGGCATCGGGAGATGCGAGGCAGCTCTCAACCAGAGGACAGATCGGCTATGCGCTGTCCGTGTCACTCCTTAATCCGCATGCCCTGCTGGATACGGTCGGTGTTATCGGTACAGGCTCGCTCGGCTACGAAGGGGCTGAACGCTGGGGCTTCGCTGCGGCAACGGCCGCTGTATCCTGGCTGTGGTTCCTGGGTCTGGCAGCAGCCGGGAGGATACTCGGGCGGGCGGATACCTCAGGCAAGGCTACCCGGCTGCTGAACCGGGGGTCGGCACTGCTGATCTGGGCGATGGCTGTTTATATGGGGCTGCAGCTGTGGAGAAGTTTTCAGGCATAA
- a CDS encoding aminotransferase-like domain-containing protein, translating into MNSDFSRPGVRQAPASSQDNSSSAPSGAQPETAPPAAYLQENWRPNPASPLPLHLQISACFSARISSGSWPAGMKLAPQRELCRQLGVNRSTLTTALGTLAGQGLLEGRRGGGTRVTAAAGGNSSTTPGSWRNYLEEGTHYPNLPAVQAINRLEFEPGLIRLGTGEPAPELLPGAAMNSVLAELAARPLPPLSYEEPLGNPGLRSAVSRQLLKQGIQADPGSILITSGALQGLQLIALGLLPRSSTILLEKPSYLYSIHAFQSAGIKFSGLPMDESGMVVSKLAAEVLRTRAAMLYTIPSFHNPTGMVMDEVRRQELMAVSGGLGLPILEDGAYQELWLDAPPPLPLKALDREDRVLHLGTLSKAASPGLRIGWIVGPEPVIRRLADIKMQTDYGASSLSQMAAARWLDGNYHEEHLTLLRSKLRERRALMLQLLDAHFSGLASWSIPAGGFYIWLALDRPLPLRRLFETARRAGLLLNTGDLYDRGDSRHLRLSYAYASPGELQSGLPALAAMIKEPHKAWP; encoded by the coding sequence TTGAACTCCGATTTCAGCCGGCCGGGCGTCCGGCAAGCACCTGCTTCATCACAGGATAACAGTAGTTCCGCACCCTCAGGCGCACAGCCTGAGACAGCGCCTCCTGCTGCTTACTTACAGGAGAACTGGCGGCCCAATCCCGCGTCTCCGCTGCCGCTGCACCTGCAAATCTCCGCCTGCTTCAGTGCAAGGATCAGCAGCGGGTCTTGGCCTGCGGGCATGAAGCTGGCCCCGCAGCGTGAGCTCTGCCGCCAGCTGGGCGTGAACCGCAGCACGTTAACGACAGCGCTAGGGACCCTTGCCGGGCAGGGGCTGCTGGAAGGCAGGCGGGGCGGGGGAACCCGGGTTACCGCCGCTGCCGGCGGTAACAGCAGCACTACCCCAGGCAGCTGGAGGAATTACCTAGAGGAGGGCACGCATTACCCAAATCTGCCTGCTGTGCAGGCGATTAACCGGCTTGAATTCGAGCCCGGGCTGATCCGCCTCGGCACCGGTGAGCCCGCGCCTGAGCTGCTGCCCGGCGCAGCCATGAACAGCGTGCTGGCAGAGCTCGCCGCCCGCCCGCTGCCGCCGCTGTCCTATGAGGAGCCGCTCGGAAATCCCGGGCTCCGCAGCGCAGTCAGCCGCCAGCTGCTGAAGCAGGGGATTCAGGCTGATCCCGGCTCCATCCTGATCACCTCCGGCGCGCTCCAGGGGCTGCAGCTGATTGCCCTCGGCCTGCTGCCGCGCAGCTCAACAATCCTGCTGGAGAAGCCGTCCTACCTCTACTCCATTCACGCCTTCCAATCTGCAGGCATAAAGTTCAGCGGCTTGCCGATGGATGAGAGCGGCATGGTGGTCAGCAAGCTTGCGGCCGAAGTGCTGCGGACCAGGGCAGCCATGCTCTATACCATTCCAAGCTTCCACAATCCAACCGGAATGGTCATGGATGAGGTGCGGAGGCAGGAGCTGATGGCTGTGTCCGGCGGGCTTGGACTGCCTATTCTGGAGGACGGAGCATACCAGGAGCTGTGGCTGGATGCGCCTCCGCCGCTGCCGCTGAAGGCACTGGACCGCGAAGACAGGGTGCTGCATCTGGGCACACTCTCCAAAGCGGCCAGCCCGGGCCTGCGCATCGGCTGGATTGTCGGCCCGGAGCCGGTCATCCGCCGGCTCGCCGACATCAAGATGCAGACCGATTACGGTGCGAGCTCCCTGTCCCAGATGGCCGCCGCCCGGTGGCTGGACGGCAACTATCACGAAGAGCATCTTACGCTGCTGCGCAGCAAGCTGCGTGAGCGGCGCGCGCTGATGCTGCAGCTCCTGGACGCCCACTTCAGCGGGCTCGCCTCCTGGAGCATTCCGGCCGGCGGCTTCTACATCTGGCTGGCCCTGGACCGCCCGCTGCCGCTGCGCAGGCTGTTCGAGACCGCCCGGCGGGCCGGGCTGCTGCTCAACACCGGCGATCTGTATGACCGGGGCGACAGCCGGCATCTCCGCCTGTCCTACGCCTATGCATCTCCCGGCGAGCTGCAAAGCGGGCTGCCGGCGTTAGCCGCAATGATAAAAGAACCCCACAAGGCATGGCCTTAA
- a CDS encoding sensor histidine kinase, with the protein MDRGRARDILKAVAGILVVIIGFYLSWNGGYFGLRLLEKHFSWSLTPYTSQLLTMVLQFVILFLLAGTSALIGRLRGDERAFYIPIITAMRQIAQGNFKVEIENSRRYGQFGSIVEGINEMASELGRMEIMRQDFISNVSHEIQSPLTSIRGFARAMRDEGISAETRQHYLDIIEAESSRLSGLSDNLLKLSALEAGSFPFEAKPYRLDKQLREMILAAEPQWLEKDIEVEADLEEAMVVAVQDLISQVWTNLLHNSIKFTPPGGRIYVRLRPVEQGMEIELRDSGIGIAEEELPRIFERFYKADKARSASGGGSGLGLSLVKKIVELHEGSINVTSRPGEGTAFVVRLPQRSS; encoded by the coding sequence ATGGACAGAGGCAGGGCCAGGGATATTCTAAAGGCGGTTGCGGGCATCCTCGTGGTAATTATAGGCTTCTATCTCTCCTGGAACGGCGGGTACTTCGGGTTAAGGCTGCTCGAAAAGCATTTTAGCTGGTCGCTTACGCCGTATACCTCCCAGCTGCTGACAATGGTGCTGCAGTTTGTCATTCTGTTTCTGCTGGCTGGCACTTCCGCCCTGATCGGCCGCCTGCGGGGGGACGAACGGGCCTTTTATATTCCGATTATTACCGCCATGCGGCAAATCGCCCAAGGGAATTTCAAGGTGGAGATCGAAAACAGCCGGCGCTACGGTCAGTTCGGGAGCATAGTGGAGGGGATTAATGAGATGGCGAGTGAGCTGGGCCGGATGGAGATTATGCGCCAGGACTTCATCTCTAATGTGTCGCATGAAATCCAGTCGCCGCTCACCTCCATCCGCGGCTTTGCCCGTGCGATGCGGGATGAAGGAATCAGTGCAGAGACCAGACAGCACTACCTGGATATTATCGAGGCGGAGAGCAGCAGGCTGTCCGGACTCAGTGATAATCTGCTGAAGCTGTCAGCTCTGGAGGCGGGAAGCTTTCCGTTTGAGGCGAAGCCCTACCGGCTGGACAAACAGCTGCGCGAGATGATCCTGGCTGCCGAGCCGCAGTGGCTGGAGAAGGATATCGAAGTGGAGGCAGACCTGGAAGAGGCCATGGTCGTTGCCGTTCAGGATCTGATAAGCCAGGTGTGGACCAATCTGCTGCACAACAGCATCAAATTCACACCGCCGGGCGGCCGGATTTATGTCCGGCTGCGGCCGGTGGAGCAGGGAATGGAGATAGAGCTCCGGGACAGCGGGATCGGAATTGCGGAGGAGGAGCTGCCGCGGATATTTGAACGGTTCTACAAGGCGGATAAAGCACGCAGCGCCAGCGGGGGCGGAAGCGGGCTGGGGCTTTCGCTGGTGAAAAAAATCGTCGAGCTTCATGAAGGGAGCATCAATGTAACAAGCCGTCCCGGTGAGGGAACGGCTTTTGTGGTCCGGCTGCCGCAGCGGTCTTCATAA
- a CDS encoding response regulator transcription factor: MASILVADDDPHIRELVEVFLRAEGMDEVYSASDGVEALKLMEENSADLAIIDVMMPRMDGWELCRELRRSYDIPILMLTAKGETAQIVKGFELGTDDYLVKPFEPPVLIARVKALLKRYQISAAQSVTVGRLRMNRKTYEVSSELGGLTLPLKEFELLFKLASYPGQTLTRDRLIEEIWGYDYEGNERTLDVHVGRLRERFPMEQYAFHIRTIRGLGYRLEVDK; the protein is encoded by the coding sequence ATGGCCAGCATACTGGTGGCGGACGACGATCCGCACATCCGCGAATTGGTGGAAGTCTTTTTGAGGGCTGAAGGAATGGATGAGGTGTACAGTGCTTCCGATGGTGTGGAGGCACTGAAGCTGATGGAGGAAAACAGTGCAGATCTGGCGATTATCGATGTGATGATGCCCCGGATGGACGGCTGGGAGCTGTGCCGCGAGCTGCGCAGGAGCTACGATATCCCGATTCTGATGCTGACCGCCAAGGGAGAAACCGCGCAGATTGTTAAAGGGTTTGAGCTCGGTACAGACGACTATCTGGTGAAGCCGTTTGAGCCGCCGGTGCTGATTGCCAGGGTAAAAGCGCTGCTGAAGCGCTACCAGATTTCCGCCGCGCAAAGCGTCACGGTCGGCCGTCTGCGGATGAACCGCAAAACGTATGAGGTCTCCTCGGAACTCGGCGGGCTGACCCTGCCGCTCAAGGAATTCGAGCTGCTGTTCAAGCTTGCCAGCTATCCCGGCCAGACGCTGACGCGCGACCGGCTAATTGAGGAGATCTGGGGCTATGATTATGAGGGGAACGAGCGGACGCTGGATGTGCACGTAGGGCGGCTGCGCGAGCGGTTCCCCATGGAGCAGTATGCATTCCATATCCGCACCATCCGCGGACTGGGCTACCGCCTGGAGGTCGATAAGTAG
- a CDS encoding ABC transporter ATP-binding protein: protein MNTNRPLRKERQGAAMRPFLKLLHQTKPSYGLLTVAVLLSMISTLVGLVIPMFTKNLVDGFSLASISRLQIAGIAGAFIAQTIAGGFSIYLLNYVGQKTVAALRDRLWRKFLVLPVSYFNDNRTGESVSRMTNDTGILKTLISEHLASLFTGVISIVGSISVLLYLNWKMTLVLFTVLPLSALILVPLGRQMYKISKGTQDETASFTATLSGVLSEIRLVKASGAEDREYEAGRTGIMNLLAFGIREGKISAMISPLVSFVFMMLLVVIIGYGGMQVSSGALTAGELVAFILYLIQIVMPLTQLTQFFTQIQKAKGASERIIETLAAEEEQYEGAEEAVQVAEPITIEDLSFGYNTGGPVLDKVSFTLQPGQVTAVVGPSGGGKTTLFSLLERFYQPDAGVIKLGAKPVAAFSLRSWRRLIGYVSQESPLLAGTIADNLGYGLDREVTEAEMRRAAEMAYADKFIEELPDGYQTDVGERGVKLSGGQRQRIAIARALLRDPQILMLDEATASLDSQSEAVVQRALSNLMKGRTTIVIAHRLATVVNADQIVFMEKGRITGKGTHGELLQHHELYRAFAEQQLQMNVPELEEVPAQGKEGPFEYGQHTGGGRRSAHPRIGGSLFEG, encoded by the coding sequence ATGAATACAAATAGACCGCTCCGGAAGGAGCGGCAGGGTGCGGCCATGAGGCCGTTTCTGAAGCTGCTGCATCAGACCAAGCCCTCCTACGGGCTTCTTACAGTCGCCGTTCTGCTGAGTATGATCTCTACCCTGGTGGGCCTCGTCATCCCCATGTTCACCAAAAACCTGGTCGACGGCTTCTCCCTCGCCTCCATCAGCAGGCTGCAGATCGCCGGGATTGCCGGTGCGTTCATTGCCCAGACGATTGCCGGCGGCTTCTCCATTTACCTGCTGAATTACGTGGGACAAAAGACGGTAGCTGCGCTGCGTGACCGGCTGTGGCGCAAGTTCCTGGTGCTGCCCGTGTCCTATTTTAACGATAACCGCACAGGTGAAAGCGTCAGCCGGATGACTAATGACACCGGGATTCTCAAAACCCTTATTTCCGAGCATCTGGCCAGCCTGTTTACCGGTGTGATTTCCATTGTCGGCTCGATATCAGTGCTGCTGTATCTGAACTGGAAAATGACTCTGGTACTGTTCACGGTACTGCCCTTGTCCGCGCTCATTCTTGTGCCGCTGGGCCGGCAGATGTACAAAATATCCAAAGGAACTCAGGACGAAACCGCCTCTTTTACCGCTACACTAAGCGGTGTGCTGTCTGAAATCCGGCTGGTGAAAGCCTCCGGGGCAGAGGACAGGGAATATGAGGCCGGGCGTACCGGGATTATGAATCTGCTCGCTTTTGGCATACGTGAGGGTAAAATCAGTGCAATGATCAGTCCGCTCGTCTCCTTCGTGTTCATGATGCTGCTGGTGGTGATTATCGGCTACGGGGGTATGCAGGTTTCGTCGGGTGCGTTAACCGCTGGCGAGCTGGTCGCTTTTATCCTCTATCTGATTCAGATTGTTATGCCGCTAACCCAGCTTACGCAATTCTTCACTCAGATCCAGAAGGCCAAGGGCGCTTCGGAACGGATCATTGAAACGCTGGCCGCAGAAGAGGAGCAGTATGAAGGTGCCGAGGAAGCCGTTCAGGTGGCGGAGCCTATTACAATAGAAGATCTTAGCTTCGGATATAATACAGGCGGGCCGGTGCTGGACAAGGTCAGCTTTACGCTTCAGCCGGGCCAGGTAACAGCGGTTGTCGGTCCGAGCGGGGGCGGGAAAACGACGCTTTTCTCACTGTTGGAACGCTTCTATCAGCCTGATGCCGGTGTGATTAAGCTTGGTGCCAAGCCCGTAGCCGCGTTCTCGCTGCGCTCCTGGCGGAGGCTGATCGGCTATGTATCGCAGGAGAGTCCGCTGCTTGCGGGGACCATTGCCGACAATCTCGGCTACGGGCTGGACCGGGAGGTCACTGAAGCGGAAATGCGGCGTGCGGCGGAGATGGCTTATGCGGACAAGTTCATTGAAGAGCTGCCGGACGGGTATCAGACGGATGTCGGTGAACGCGGCGTGAAGCTGTCCGGCGGACAGCGCCAGCGGATTGCAATTGCCCGGGCGCTGCTGCGTGATCCGCAGATTCTGATGCTGGATGAAGCGACCGCAAGTCTGGACAGCCAGTCAGAGGCCGTGGTGCAGAGGGCGCTGTCTAACCTGATGAAGGGGCGGACGACGATTGTTATTGCCCACCGGCTGGCGACGGTCGTGAACGCGGACCAGATTGTTTTTATGGAAAAGGGCCGGATTACCGGCAAAGGCACACACGGGGAGCTGCTGCAGCATCATGAGCTGTACCGGGCGTTCGCGGAGCAGCAGCTGCAAATGAATGTACCTGAGCTGGAGGAAGTCCCGGCACAGGGAAAGGAGGGACCTTTCGAATATGGCCAGCATACTGGTGGCGGACGACGATCCGCACATCCGCGAATTGGTGGAAGTCTTTTTGAGGGCTGA
- the mobA gene encoding molybdenum cofactor guanylyltransferase, whose translation MTHYSGIILTGGASRRMGTDKALLELGGRPVIARLAGELSQLAECTVIASGPRQRREYSSLGLLQVTDVYPGCGPLAGLHAALSHTQHDWNLVAACDLPFASAEFLRYMLTAHAEAHMGSGNPGQPGGADVAVAVSREGRVQPLLGLYHKRVLPVLEAALDAGNYRFMDCLNKLDDVLYVQESGFTPAVPAAPSPVFNMNTPEDYAAATAMVL comes from the coding sequence ATGACGCACTACTCAGGAATTATACTTACGGGCGGGGCTTCGCGCCGGATGGGCACGGATAAAGCGCTGCTGGAGCTTGGCGGCAGGCCGGTCATCGCCAGGCTGGCGGGCGAGCTGTCGCAGCTTGCAGAGTGCACAGTCATTGCCAGCGGTCCCCGGCAGCGCCGGGAGTACAGCAGCCTCGGGCTGCTGCAGGTGACGGATGTCTACCCGGGCTGCGGGCCGCTGGCCGGACTTCATGCGGCGCTCAGCCATACGCAGCACGATTGGAATCTGGTGGCAGCCTGTGATCTGCCGTTTGCTTCGGCGGAGTTTTTGCGTTATATGCTCACCGCCCATGCGGAGGCTCACATGGGTAGCGGCAACCCCGGACAGCCCGGCGGTGCGGATGTCGCAGTAGCAGTGTCCCGCGAAGGCCGGGTACAGCCGCTGCTCGGTCTGTATCACAAGCGGGTGCTTCCGGTGCTGGAAGCAGCGCTGGATGCCGGGAATTACAGGTTCATGGACTGTCTTAATAAGCTGGACGACGTGCTATATGTGCAGGAGTCAGGCTTTACACCGGCTGTACCCGCTGCGCCCTCCCCTGTGTTTAACATGAACACACCGGAGGATTACGCCGCAGCAACAGCAATGGTGCTGTAA